TACTCTCGGGACCGCACAATCTTCCCGTCGCTTTTCGTTAACGCCTATTCTCACCTCCTTTGTCGCCACTAACGCCACAACTTCTGGCTGAACAATGAAACTCGCTTCCATCGAATAAGTCACTTTATAGAACGCCGTTTTAGTTCGAACTAACCTCAGTTTAAATCTTCTTCGGAAACGCTGTCAAGTCTTTTTTCTTTCTGATTGATCACTCTGTAACCCCTTCTTTGTCGACGTCGGCGCGCCAAGCGTCGACGGCACGCGTCCTTCACGAGCGCCATGCAGCGAACAACCAATGCGGTTCCATCCCGATGCAGCGGTCGGTGGCGCACCCGACTGCTTGTTCGTCCACATCATAACATTCACAGTGAAACCTCCTCGATGCATCTTAAAGTCACATATGCTTCTAAGATACGTCCCCCATTAGGGGTAGTAAATCTAGAGATCGCCTCAATTTACGATGCAAATGCATTACTTTAGGATGCGCTGTCGAGTTGTACGCGCCGTTCAATTGGGGGACGGACAGGGGCAGGGGCCGAGAGGTGTGAGTAAGACTAGCGTGTCAATGCAGTATCAGGCGTTTTGCGGAACGTGGCTGGTCCTGTGGAAGGAGGCTCGCAAAAAGCAACATCCCCGGTACAACGCGATCGTTGTACCGGGGATGTTGGAGTGAAGTGTGATGAGCTTGCTTAGATACTCAGACTAGAAGGCCTCATCAGAAGCAGCCCAGCTTTCCCGCTCCTTCGCCTTCTCCCTGTCGTAGATTGTCCACTCGCCTTCCTCAACAACGGCGGCCTCGCGGACCATCCGGGTGCCCCTCGACAGAATGAACCACATGAGAGGCAATACACCGCCAAACAGGAACACGGCGCCACCGATGGAGCGCATCCAGGTCAAGGTGTGCCACACGTTATTCGTGATGAACGTCTGCTGCCGACCATACCAGAAGCCGTGCTGGAAGATGTGGGCAAGCTGATACAGACCGACCGGGAACATATCCATGATCATCATCATGACCAGGCCGATCTGCAGCGACCAGAAGACGCCCTTGATCAGCTTCTCATTCCAGGCAGAGCGCTGGAACAGGTGTTGGCAAGCAAACAGCATACCGGCAATCGCGATGTTACCCTTCACGCCGAACATGGCGCCATGGGCATGGTTGTTCGTGAGATAAGTGCCATGCTCATAGTAGTTGACGATCGGCAGGTTAATGAGCGAGCCCATTACGCCCGCGCCGAAGATGTTCCAGAAGTTGACGGCGAGGATGAACGTCCAGACGCCGTCCATGACGAA
The sequence above is a segment of the Candidatus Methylomirabilota bacterium genome. Coding sequences within it:
- a CDS encoding cbb3-type cytochrome c oxidase subunit I, yielding SHNFYWIAKPTGIIALGSVFSTMQVLPLLLITLDAWKMRTERTKAHEHLAEGKQRFVMDGVWTFILAVNFWNIFGAGVMGSLINLPIVNYYEHGTYLTNNHAHGAMFGVKGNIAIAGMLFACQHLFQRSAWNEKLIKGVFWSLQIGLVMMMIMDMFPVGLYQLAHIFQHGFWYGRQQTFITNNVWHTLTWMRSIGGAVFLFGGVLPLMWFILSRGTRMVREAAVVEEGEWTIYDREKAKERESWAASDEAF